The genomic window CCTGAATATCTCCTTTGAGGTGCAATTTATGATCAAAAAAGAAGTTTATTTCTTCTAAAATAATTTCTAACCGTTTGATAATATTTGTACTCCTATATTCGGCTAAAATATGGGGTAATAAACTTAATTTCTTAGACGAATTAATTACTTTTAAAATCCGTTTAACATCATAATCTGTTGAGTAACCAGCAATTTTATAACAATTAAATCCGGGATCTAAATAATCAGAAAGTCCCCCATTAAGACTAGAAAAAACTTGACAGCCACAAGCTAAAGCTTCCATCGGTTGTAGTCCAAACCCTTCACTGACTCGTTGTTGCGCCCAATATTCGGCCGAGTCATAAAGATAAACTTTAGAACGATTAAAAAGTTTAGATAAATCATCGACAAAATGATTAATAACTACGACATTACATTGACTTTGTAAAGCAGGAATCAGTTGTTTTAATAAATAATCAGATGATTTTCTTTGTTGAACTAAAACATCAATATCTCTGTCTAAATTTAAGTTATTAAACTCATCAGAAATTTCATTAGGTAAATAATAAACTAAACTATTGGGAGATTTTTGGCCCCAATAGCCCATCGTATTACGACTAACAGTTATAATGGGAATACTAGAGGGCAATTTAAAACCATATCCTGCACTATGGGCATGATAAATAACATTATAAGACTTTAATTTTTGAGCCAATTTAGGAACATCAAAGCCCCAACTGATAACAAAAATGACATCATCTAAATTACTTTGTTTTAAAACATCATCTAAAAAAAGAGTATCTGTTTCTTTTTGGCGATAAGTAAC from Crocosphaera subtropica ATCC 51142 includes these protein-coding regions:
- a CDS encoding glycosyltransferase: MRNLYFLVPGTGKKFACGGLFAELKTFELARKVCTSEIVTYRQKETDTLFLDDVLKQSNLDDVIFVISWGFDVPKLAQKLKSYNVIYHAHSAGYGFKLPSSIPIITVSRNTMGYWGQKSPNSLVYYLPNEISDEFNNLNLDRDIDVLVQQRKSSDYLLKQLIPALQSQCNVVVINHFVDDLSKLFNRSKVYLYDSAEYWAQQRVSEGFGLQPMEALACGCQVFSSLNGGLSDYLDPGFNCYKIAGYSTDYDVKRILKVINSSKKLSLLPHILAEYRSTNIIKRLEIILEEINFFFDHKLHLKGDIQDLTKLKMFKLFLRKVRKKLFST